In a genomic window of Pseudoliparis swirei isolate HS2019 ecotype Mariana Trench chromosome 20, NWPU_hadal_v1, whole genome shotgun sequence:
- the LOC130210827 gene encoding extracellular calcium-sensing receptor-like — protein MPASRGVNQSQQCKLIPESMTLPVLEKKGDIILGGLFSLHDMVVEPSLSFTSLPPPTQCTRFNLRTFRWMQTMIFAIKEINRDGKLLPNITLGYRIFDSCSTPHQALKAAMELMGSEKSSEVEGETQSKGTCRGTIPALIGDGGSTQSLVVARFLGVFHVPQVSYFSSCACLSDKKEFPAFLRTMPSDFFQVDALVQLVMHFGWTWVGVIAGDDAYGLGGANIFADEVRKLGACVALHEVIPKNRAQTTIPSIVSKIRSSGARVILVFAVEQDAAALFDEVLREGLTGIQWLASEAWSTASVLSTPKKHHHILQGSMGFAIRRAHIPGLQEFLLHLHPSSPEPLSHPFLIPFWEEVFQCRLGVQAEGQEQNIDSKPPCSGTEDLGSVTNIYSDVSQLRISYNVYKAVYAIVHALQAMRSCVKGNGPFPQQACPDEDNIQPWQLLHYIQGVEYVNSFGDETKFDENGDPAAMYDLVNWQLRPDGEMEFVTIGKFDETTTGGKTNLQIQEHIIEWNGNQTEIPLSVCSSICPPSTRKAIRPNFPICCYDCVVCNAGEISNHTDAIECVRCLPEFWSNVERTACIPKPVEFLSYSSTMGITLLAISLIGSFCTCVVTFIFSCHRATPIVRANNSELSFLLLFSLTLCFLCSLTFIGRPTEWSCMLRHTSFGITFVLCISCVLGKTLVVLMAFRATIPGSNVMKWFGPAQQKAIIAFCTLVQVIICTVWLVVAPPTPHQLITRKSIIVILLCDEGSPVAFSLVLGYIGLLACLCLVLAFLARKLPDNFNEARLIAFSMLIFCAVWIAFVPAYISSPGKYSTATEVFAILASSYGLLGCIFAPKCYIILLRPENNTWKHLMSKSAPEKC, from the exons ATGCCAGCCAGCAGGGGCGTCA ACCAGAGTCAGCAATGCAAACTAATCCCGGAGTCTATGACCCTGCCTGTGTTGGAGAAAAAGGGGGACATCATCTTGGGGGGACTCTTCTCCCTTCATGACATGGTGGTGGAGCCCAGTCTGTCCTTCACCTCTTTGCCTCCTCCTACACAGTGCACCAG ATTTAACTTACGGACTTTTCGTTGGATGCAAACTATGATCTTTGCCATAAAGGAGATCAACAGAGATGGCAAACTCCTTCCCAACATCACATTGGGCTATAGGATCTTTGATTCATGCAGTACACCCCATCAGGCACTTAAGGCTGCCATGGAATTAATGGGAAGTGAGAAGAGTTCAGAGGTTgaaggagagacacagagtaaaggcacCTGTCGTGGGACAATACCAGCATTGATAGGAGACGGAGGCTCTACTCAGTCTCTGGTCGTGGCCCGTTTCCTTGGAGTCTTCCATGTGCCACAG GTTAGTTATTTCTCTAGCTGTGCCTGTCTCAGTGACAAAAAAGAGTTTCCTGCTTTTTTAAGGACTATGCCCAGTGACTTCTTTCAG GTAGACGCATTAGTACAACTTGTCATGCATTTTGGCTGGACTTGGGTGGGTGTGATAGCAGGGGATGATGCGTATGGCCTTGGTGGGGCAAACATATTTGCAGATGAG GTTAGAAAATTGGGTGCTTGTGTTGCCCTTCATGAGGTCATCCCGAAGAATCGAGCACAGACAACAATTCCATCAATTGTTTCCAAGATCCGCTCCTCTGGGGCTCGAGTTATTCTAGTGTTTGCTGTGGAACAAGATGCAGCTGCATTGTTTGACGAGGTTCTCAG AGAGGGGCTCACTGGGATTCAGTGGCTGGCTAGTGAGGCTTGGAGCACAGCTTCTGTCCTCTCTACCCCCAAAAAGCATCACCACATTCTCCAGGGCTCTATGGGATTTGCCATTCGGCGAGCACACATCCCTGGATTGCAAGAGTTTCTGCTTCACCTGCATCCCTCAAGCCCTGAACCCCTTTCACATCCCTTCCTGATACCCTTCTGGGAAGAAGTATTTCAATGCAGGCTGGGTGTGCAGGCTGAAGGTCAGGAACAGAATATTGACAGTAAACCTCCATGCTCCGGGACAGAAGACCTGGGAAGTGTGACAAATATCTATTCAGATGTGTCACAACTAAGGATTTCCTACAATGTCTATAAGGCTGTGTATGCCATTGTCCATGCACTTCAGGCAATGAGAAGTTGTGTGAAAGGAAACGGGCCATTTCCTCAGCAGGCCTGTCCAGATGAAGACAATATACAGCCATGGCAG TTACTTCATTACATACAAGGTGTGGAATACGTGAACTCCTTTGGCGATGAAACTAAGTTTGATGAGAACGGTGACCCTGCAGCCATGTATGACCTGGTGAACTGGCAGCTGAGACCAGATGGTGAAATGGAGTTCGTTACTATTGGCAAATTTGATGAGACGACCACAGGTGGAAAGACAAATCTCCAGATCCAGGAGCATATAATTGAATGGAATGGCAACCAAACCGAA ATTCCCTTGTCAGTATGCAGCAGCATTTGTCCCCCAAGTACCCGGAAGGCAATCAGACCAAACTTCCCTATCTGCTGCTATGATTGTGTGGTTTGCAATGCTGGCGAGATTAGCAATCACACTG ATGCCATAGAGTGTGTGCGCTGCCTGCCAGAGTTCTGGTCCAATGTTGAGAGGACGGCCTGTATCCCCAAACCGGTGGAGTTCCTCTCCTATAGCAGCACTATGGGCATCACCCTGTTGGCTATTTCCCTCATTGGATCCTTCTGCACTTGTGTTGTGACCTTCATATTCTCTTGCCACAGAGCCACCCCTATTGTCAGGGCCAACAACTCTGAGCTGAGCTTCCTGCTGCTCttctccttgactctgtgtttcctgtgttcTCTGACCTTCATAGGCCGGCCCACTGAGTGGTCCTGCATGCTGCGACACACATCATTCGGCATCACCTTTGTCCTCTGTATCTCTTGTGTTCTGGGGAAAACTTTAGTGGTGTTAATGGCCTTCAGGGCCACAATTCCAGGAAGTAATGTGATGAAATGGTTTGGGCCTGCACAGCAAAAGGCAATCATTGCCTTTTGTACACTGGTCCAG GTAATAATCTGCACAGTGTGGCTGGTTGTTGCTCCCCCCACTCCACACCAACTGATAACACGAAAGAGCATTATTGTCATTCTCTTATGTGACGAAGGTTCACCTGTAGCATTTTCTCTCGTCCTGGGCTACATTGGCCTGCTGGCCTGCCTCTGCCTTGTGTTGGCTTTCCTGGCAAGGAAACTACCAGACAACTTCAATGAGGCCAGACTCATCGCCTTCAGCATGCTCATTTTTTGTGCAGTGTGGATAGCCTTTGTTCCTGCCTACATCAGCTCCCCCGGGAAGTACTCTACAGCCACGGAGGTGTTTGCTATATTGGCCTCCAGTTATGGACTGTTGGGTTGCATCTTTGCACCAAAGTGCTACATAATCCTTCTAAGGCCAGAAAATAACACATGGAAACACCTGATGTCGAAATCTGCCCCTGAAAAATGTTAG